Proteins found in one Emys orbicularis isolate rEmyOrb1 chromosome 23, rEmyOrb1.hap1, whole genome shotgun sequence genomic segment:
- the FGR gene encoding tyrosine-protein kinase Fgr: MGCVYCKEKGSNKGQTENIDGTTGSASKSCYGPDPTQQNPSSSFTRIPDFNNFHSTPAGAPTFMGPGLYPNSTLCGGGITGGGVTLFIALYDYEARTEDDLTFLKGEKFHIINNSEGDWWEARSLNTGATGYVPSNYVAPVDSIQAEEWYFGKMGRKDAERQLLCQGNPRGTFLIRESETTKGAYSLSIRDWDETKGDHVKHYKIRKLDNGGYYITTRAQFDTIQELVQHYIERAAGLCCRLAVPCHKGMPKLADLSVKTKDVWEIPRESLQLIKKLGNGQFGEVWMGTWNGTTKVAVKTLKPGTMSPEAFLEEAQIMKRLRHDKLVQLYAVVSEEPIYIVTEFMSQGSLLDFLKDGDGRFLKLPQLVDMAAQISAGMAYIERMNYIHRDLRAANILVGDNLVCKIADFGLARLIEDNEYTARQGAKFPIKWTAPEAALYGKFTIKSDVWSFGILLTELVTKGRVPYPGMNNREVLEQVERGYRMQCPSSCPPSLHELMVQCWKKEPEERPTFEYLQSFLEDYFTATEPQYQPGDNQ, translated from the exons ATGGGCTGTGTGTATTGCAAGGAGAAGGGGTCGAATAAAGGCCAGACGGAGAACATCGATGGCACGACCGGCTCGGCATCGAAATCCTGCTACGGCCCCGACCCGACGCAGCAGAATCCCTCCAGCAGCTTCACCCGCATCCCCGACTTTAACAACTTCCACAGCACGCCCGCCGGCGCCCCCACCTTCATGGGCCCCGGCCTCTATCCCAACAGCACCTTGTGTGGAGGGGGGATCACAG GCGGGGGCGTGACCCTTTTCATTGCCTTGTACGATTACGAAGCCCGGACGGAGGATGACCTGACGTTCCTGAAGGGGGAGAAATTCCACATTATCAACAATAG CGAGGGCGACTGGTGGGAGGCGAGGTCCCTGAACACAGGGGCCACGGGCTACGTCCCCAGCAACTACGTGGCCCCGGTGGACTCCATCCAGGCGGAAGA GTGGTACTTTGGGAAGATGGGGCGAAAGGACGCtgagaggcagctgctgtgccAGGGCAACCCCCGAGGGACCTTCCTCATCCGTGAGAGCGAGACCACCAAAG GTGCCTACTCCCTGTCCATCCGGGACTGGGATGAGACGAAGGGCGACCACGTGAAGCACTATAAGATCCGGAAGCTGGATAACGGTGGCTATTACATCACCACGCGGGCCCAGTTCGACACCATCCAGGAACTGGTCCAGCATTACATAG AGCGAGCTGCGGGCCTGTGCTGCCGCCTGGCCGTGCCGTGCCACAAGGGGATGCCCAAGCTGGCAGACCTGTCTGTCAAAACCAAAGACGTGTGGGAGATCCCGCGAGAGTCGCTGCAGCTGATCAAGAAGCTGGGCAATGGGCAGTTTGGGGAAGTGTGGATGG GCACGTGGAACGGCACCACCAAGGTGGCGGTGAAGACGCTGAAGCCGGGCACCATGTCCCCGGAGGCCTTCCTGGAGGAGGCCCAGATCATGAAGCGGCTCCGGCACGACAAGTTGGTGCAGCTCTATGCCGTGGTGTCGGAGGAGCCCATCTACATCGTCACCGAGTTCATGAGCCAGG ggagcttGCTGGATTTCCTGAAGGACGGGGATGGCCGGTTCTTGAAGCTGCCCCAGCTGGTGGACATGGCAGCCCAG ATCTCGGCCGGCATGGCCTACATCGAGCGGATGAACTACATCCACCGGGACTTGCGTGCCGCCAACATCCTGGTGGGCGACAACCTGGTGTGTAAGATCGCGGACTTCGGCCTGGCCCGCCTCATCGAGGACAACGAGTACACGGCACGCCAAG GTGCCAAGTTCCCCATCAAGTGGACGGCCCCGGAGGCTGCTCTCTATGGGAAGTTTACTATCAAGTCGGACGTGTGGTCCTTCGGCATCCTCCTGACGGAGCTCGTCACCAAGGGCCGCGTGCCCTACCCAG GCATGAATAACCGGGAGGTGCTGGAGCAGGTGGAGCGGGGGTACCGTATGCAGTGCCCCAGCagctgccccccatccctgcaCGAGTTGATGGTGCAGTGCTGGAAGAAGGAGCCCGAGGAGCGCCCCACTTTCGAATATCTCCAGTCCTTCCTGGAAGACTATTTCACTGCCACAGAACCTCAGTACCAGCCGGGGGACAACCAGTGA